The nucleotide window ACCGAGTTCCGCGGCTTTCTGAAGGAGTTCCCGCAGGACTAACGGCTGAGCGGTTCACAAGAATACGCCGGCCAGCCGTTTTTCCGTCGGCCAACGGTAGCTCTGGCTATGAGCGACGACGGCCCCAGCCGTGACCGCGCACAGGACCGTGCCGAACGACGGAAGTCACAGCGAGCCGAGACGACCGAGTCGGTTCTCGAGGACGTCGAGCGCCATCTAGGCGACCTCGAGTACCCGGTCACGAGCGAAGAACTCGCCACCGAGTACGGTTCCGAGGCGATCGACCTGCCGAACGAGACGGAGTCGCTCGGCAGCGTCTTCGATCGGTTGGCCGGCGAGCAGTTCGATAGCGCCGAAGAAGTTCGCGAGGCGGTTTACGGCGAGATTACGGGTCAGGCTGGATCGCCAAACGAGGCGAATCCCGAGCGCGAGCTCGCCGAGCTCGACGAGAAAAAACAGGGGTCGGTCGGCAAGCGCGGGGGCGACTCGCTGTAGCGACGGAACACTCGCGACCGCCCAGCGACGTCCTGTCACCGGACGCCGTGCCGTCCCCGACTGTGATAGCAGAACCGATTTACGTCAGCATCCTCTGTTCTCGCGTATGGATTACGAATCGAGTCTCGACCGAGCGATGGAAGACGTTCCGGACATCGGTGGCGACGAACAGCGACTGCAGATCCCCGATGCGGAGACCCAGAAAGACGGTGCGTTCACGCGGTTTACGAACCTCGGCGAGATCGCCGACGTCCTCTCGCGCGAAGACGAACACTTACACCGATTCATCCAGCGCGAGATGGGGACCAGCGGCAAACTCGAGGACGGCCGTGGCCGGTACAACGGGACCTTCTCCGAGACGGACTTCAACGCGGCCGTCGACGCCTACGTTGACGAGTACGTCCTCTGTTCGGAGTGTGGCCTGCCGGACACCCGCCTCGTCCGCGAGGACCGCACCCCGATGCTGCGCTGTGACGCCTGTGGTGCGTTCCGCCCAGTTACCAAACGCTCCGCGAGCAGCCAACAACAACAGCAGGCCGACGCCGTCGAGGAGGGCAAGACCTACACCGTCGAGATCACCGGCACCGGCCGCAAGGGCGACGGTGTCGCCGAGAAGGGCAACTACACGATCTTCGTCCCCGGCGCCGACGAAGGCGACGTCGTCGAAATTTACATCAAGAACATCTCCGGCAACCTCGCGTTCGCGCGACTCGCCTGAGCACACTTCGGATTCTGTCTCTCAGTTCCGTTTTTCTCCCTGTCTCTCGTCTTTCACGTCAGTTCTCGAGACAAGCCGTGTGGCTCGATCCACGGGACTGACGACATCCGTCCCGCCGTCGGCCCGCGGGCCGTGTGATCCCGACCCAGCCTCGATACGCTAAAGTCAACTTGCGCTAGTTACGCGAACGTGGGAGTATCGTTCGACCTCTTTGACACGCTCGTGACCGCCGACAGACCGACCGATCCGGCCGCAGCCGTCGCGACGGAGCTCGAAAAACGGGACGTCGACGTCCCCGACGACTGGCGCGACGCCTACACCGAGGCCCACGTCGACGCCCCCGAGGGTGCGGAAGTACCGCTCCCGGCACACGTCTCGCGCGCACTCTCGAGTCGCGACGTGAGCTACGAGCGAAACGCGGCCCGCAGAGCGGTCGTCTCGGCGTTCGATCCCGAGGTCGAGACCAGATCCGGTGCCGTCGAAGCGGTCGAGGCTGCCCGCGAGCGGGGGCCGATCGCAATCTGTTCGAACTGCAGCGTGCCCGAGCTGGTAGGCCGAACACTCGTCCGCTCCGCGTTCGACCGCGACGATTTCGACGCCATCGTCACGAGCGTCGGCTGTGGCTGGCGCAAACCCGCCCCACAGATCTTCGAACTCACCGCGGCCGAACTCGACGTCGAACCAGCCAACCTCGTCCACGTCGGCGACGATCCGCGGACCGACGGAGGTATCGAAGCCGTCGGCGGAACGGCGCTGTTGCTCACAGAGCATCCACTCGAGTCGATTCCGGCCCGGCTGGCGGGCCACGAGCAGACGGACGAGTCATGACCGTGCGGCCGGGCGGCGAACGGCGTAACGAAAGCGACCGGACGAGCGGAGGGGAGACGCCGTGTTGCTGACGACGATCATTATCATCGGACTGGCGCTCACTCTCGACCTGCTCGTCGGTGAGCCGCCGAACGCCGCTCATCCGGTGGCGTGGCTGGGACGGCTCATCGCCCCGCTGGACCGCGAGTGGGCCACAAGCGAGCGCGGCCAGCGACTGGCGGGTTTCGCCATTGCCCTCGTCGTCCCGCTCGTTCCGGCAACCGTCGCAGGCGGGCTCGTCCTCGCGGCGAGTGTCGTCTCACCGCTCCTCGGTGTCCTCGCCGCTGGACTCGTGTTGTTCGTCACGTCTAGCCTGCGCTCGCTGCTCGAGTTGACCGAGACAGTCGTCGCAGCGACCGCTGACCACGATCTCGAGACGGCCCGCGAGGAGATCCGGGGACTCGTCGGCCGCGACACGTCGACGCTGTCACCGGCGGAGATCCGCAGCGGGGCGGTCGAGAGCGCCGGCGAGAACCTCGCCGACGGGCTGGTCGCGACGCTGCTCCCGTTTGCCCTGCTCGCGCCGATCTCGCTGCCGGCCGCTGCAGCGGCTGCAGCGTGGGTCAAAGGCGTCAACACGCTGGATTCGATGCTCGGCTACCCGTCGAAACCCCACGGTACCGGGAGCGCCCGCCTCGACGATCTCGTGATGTGGCTCCCGGCTCGAGTGACGGCGGTCGCGATCGCACTCGCTGGCGCTGATCCAAAAGCCGTCTTTCGTGCGCGCGAGTGGGCACGAGACCCACCCTCGCCCAACTCGGGGTGGCCCATGGCGACGCTCGCCTGTGTCCTCTCGGTTCGGCTCACGAAGCCGGGCGTCTACGATCTCAACACCGGTGCCGACCTGCCGTCGGTTGCCGACGGGGAACGCGCCGTCGTCGTCGTCGGTCGGGGTGGCGTCGTCGCAGCGCTTCTTGCCGTCGTGCTCGCAGCCGGAATCACAGCGCTGGCGGGCTCGCTCGAGGTGGTCATCTCATGATCCGTCACCACCTCGCCGCGGTGCGTGGCGCGCTCGGCTTTCTCACCCGGCTTCCTGTCGGCTACCGGGACGGCGACTGGGACGCGTTTCGCTCGCGGCCGGCGGCGTTTCCGGTCGTCGGCTACGTCGCCGGGGCGCTGGCTGCGGTGCCGTTGCTCGCAGCCGACGTGCTCCCGGCGGCGACGGTCGCCGTCGGCTACCTGCTCGCGACCTACGCCGTCGTCGGCATCCACCACCTCGACGGCGTGGCGGATCTGGGCGACGCGCTCGTCGTCCACGGCGACACGGAGCGCCGGCGCGAGGTCCTCAAGGACACGACGACCGGCGTCGGCGCGCTGCTGGCCGTCTCGGTTGTCGTCGCTGCGCTCGCGCTGGCCGGCCTCGCGCTGGCCGGTTTGCCCGTCCTCGCGGCGGTCGCCATCGCGGTCGCCGCCGAGGTCGGGACGAAACTCGGCCTGGCCGCAATGTGCTGTTTTGGCCACGCGAACCACGAGGGAATGGGACAGCAGTTCACCGCCGCCTCGAGGCCCGTCTCGTTCGTCGTCCCAGCCGTCGTCGCCCTTCCCGCGGTCGCGTTGACGTGGCCACACCCAGCCAGCGCGGTCGCACTCGCTGGCGCCGTCGCTGGCATCGGGCTCCCGTGGTACTGGGCGAGTCGACAGCTCGGCGGGCTCAACGGCGACATCTTCGGCGCGGCAAACGAGATCGGCCGCATCGTGGGCGTCCACGCGGGGGTGATCGCATGGACGCTGTTGTGATGTGCGGGGGCCAAGGCAGCCGCCTCGAGAGTCCCCACGAGAAGCCGCTCTATCCGATCGACGGCGTGGCGATGGTTGACCGCGTGCTCTCGGCCCTCGAGTCGAGTCGCGTCGACACCCGTTACGCCGCCGTCTCGCCGAACGCGCCGGAGACGCAGGCGCATCTGGAGCGAGCCGAGGGCGTGACGACGGTCGAAACCGACGGCGATGGCTACGTGATCGACCTCATGGCGCTGCTCGAGCGCCCCGCGATCGAGCCGCCAATCCTGACCGTCGCGGCCGATCTCCCGCTGCTGTCGGGAGCCACGGTCGACCGAGTGCTCGCGGTCCACGGCGAGAGCGACGCCTCGCAGACCGTCTGCGTGCCCGTGGCACTGAAACGCCGGCTCGGCGTCAGTATCGACTCGACGCTCGAACCAGATGATCACCTCGCGCCGACCGGGGTCAACGTCGTCGGCGATGCGAACGAACCTGAATCCATGACACACGTAAGCTACGATCCACGACTCGCGATCAACGTGAACCGACGCGAAGACGCCCGTGTTGCAGCCGATCGGCTGGCTGTGGAGGACCGGTAACGATGCGCGTGATCCTCCCCGCCGGAACGACCGAGACGGGCTTGATCGACGGCATCAGCGCTGCCGGAGCCGCCCCGGAACTGATGGAACACACGCCCTCCGCGGACGTCGAGATCCTCGCATACGGCGAGCCGACGGTCGCCCCGGTGACGCCGGTCAGCCCGAACGGCTGTCCGACGCCGGCGGCGGTGACGCGAGCGGTCCGCGAAGTGGTCGATTTCGACCTCTCAGTCGTCGATGCCGGCCTCGCCCAGCCGACGGCCGCCCCTACCGTCGACCTCGGCGTCGACCCCGGCGGCGACATCCGCGAGCCGGCGGCCGTCCCCGACGCGGCGGCGACCTTCGACCGCGCGCACACCTACGGTGGGAGTCTGCCCGACGACGAACTCATGATCGGTGAGACGGTCCCCGGGGGGACGACGACCGCGCTCGGCGTGCTCACCGCCCTCGGCGAGCCGGCCGGCGTCTCCTCGTCGCTCCCGGAGAACCCGATCGAGCGCAAACGCGAGGTCGTCGACGCGGCGCTCGAGGCGAGCGACGCCGCGCCCGGTAGCTTCGAGGGCGAGCCGCTGGCAGCGGTCCGAGCCGTTGGCGATCCGGTGCAGGCGACCGTCACGGGAATCGCCGCTGGCGCGCTCGAGGCAGGGATCGACGTCACGCTCGCCGGCGGGACCCAGATGGTCGCCGTCGCGGCACTGCTTCGCCACGCCGACGTCGACGCGCCGCTGTCGATCGCGACCACGTCTTTCGTCGCGGACGAACAGGGCGACCGACTCGAGGAGACCTGTTCGCGACTGGACTGTGACCTGACCGTCACCGATCCCGGCTTCGACACTCGCGACCACGTCTCGATGAACCGCTACTGTGCCGGCGAAGCGAAGGAGGGCGTCGCGATGGGCGGTGCGCTCGCACTCGTTCCCGACGACCGATTCGACGAGGTTCTGGATCGCTTCGAGACGGTGTGTGCCCGACTCGGCATCGACGACACAGCCGAATCGGCGGAATCGGACGGGCCGGAGGCCGAGCGTGGACCCTGAGTCGGTTCGCGCGGGCGAGCGCGTCCCTCACGGCGGCGACACCGATCCCGATGTCCTCGATTTCTCGGCGAACACCAACCCGTACACGCCCGACGGCGTCGCGGAAGTGTACGACCGCGCGCTCGAGCAATCGCGTCGCTACCCCGACGACGAGAATCCCGATTTCCGGGCCGCTGCGGCCGAGTTCGTCGGCTGTACGCCGGACCGAGTGATCCCGACGCCCGGCGGGTTGGCCGCGATTCGGCTGGCGATGGAGCTCACGCTCGAGCCCGGTGACGACGCGCTGGTTCCGTACCCCAGTTTCGGCGAGTACGCCCGCGAGGTCCAGCTACAGGGCGCGTCGCCGCAGTTCGTCCCCCACGACGAGATCCTCGAGGCCGAGGGCGACGTCCTCGAGTCAGCTGCGCTGGCGGTCGTCTGCACGCCGAACAACCCGACCGGCGACGTGGCCGACCCGGACGAACTGGCGGCGTTTGCGGCCCGCTGTGGCGAGCACGAGACGACGCTGCTGGTCGACGAGGCGTTTCTCGGCTTTACCGACCAACCCTCTGCCGCCGGCCTCGAGGCCGAGCACGTGATCGTCGCCCGCTCGCTCACCAAGCTATTCGGGCTGCCGGGACTGCGGGCCGGCTTCGCCGTTGCGAGCGGTGAACAGCGCGACGCCCTCGAGACGGCTCGTCGCGCGTGGTCGCTGGGCACGCCCGCCGCCAGCGTCGGTGCCCACTGCCTGCGTCAGGACGCGTTCGTCCGCGAGACGCGCGAACGGGTCGCCCGCGAGCGTGCCCGAATGACGAACGCGCTCGAGCGACGGTTCGACGTCGTTCCCTCCGCGGCCCCCTATCTGCTCTGTAACGTCGGCGACCGCGCCGTCGACGACGTGATCGCCTCGGCCCGCACGGACGGCGTCGCCATCCGTGACGCGACGACGTTTCGTGGCCTCGAGTCACACGTCCGCGTCGCCGTCAAAGACCGCGAGGCGAACGATCGACTGCTCGCGGCGCTCGACGTGCTCGAGAGCGACGATCGAACCGGAACGGATGGGGCCGAGGCCCGCAAATGACCGGGAGTGAGTCAGCCTACCATGCGGTTCGACGGGCGGGTGTTCTCCGCATCTCTCGGCCCGACACCGAGTGGCTCTCGACGGGGTGGAACGGCGGGAAACGGACGTCGGATGCGGTCTACAACGTCACGGTGCCGGACGGCTGGGAACGGACGGATCTCGATGCATACATTGCCGAGCGACTCGAGCGAGCCGGTTTCGCCGACGACGCCGACCGTGACCAGTCCCAAACCGACCTCGGCCCGGCGCTGCTGACCGGAGCCAAACAGCGCGACGCCCGCGGCGCTCGGTGTGGCTCCGTGACGGCCTACGCGACGGCAGGCATCTCGAACCCGGCCGCGTTGCCGATGGACCCCGCTGGTGGGGCCGACCAACCCGACTCGAATGGTGACGATGGGCGATCCGGCCACGGAACGGTCAACATTATCGTCGGCACGACGACAGCGCTCGCCCCCGGCGCGCTGGCGAACCTCGTCGCCGTCGCCGCGGAGGCGAAAGCCGCGACGCTGCTCGCCGAAACCGGCTTTCCGGGGACGACGACGGACGCGATCATCGTCGGCCACGACCCGACGGGCGAGCAGGTATCCTTCTCGGGCAGCGCCACCAATGTGGGCGCGGCGACTCGAGCCTGCGTTCGCGAGGCGCTCCGGGCCACCCTTCGGGCCCACTACGAGGGCAGCGATTCGACGCTCCCCGACACCGTTTCTGACGCGCCCTACGGTGTCTCGACCGACGTCCGGGCGGACGTCTTTCAGCCCTCGCTCGAGGACTGATCTTCTCCCGGCCTCGAAACGTTAACCCACCTCGAGTCCAACGGTCGAGCAATGGCCGAGGACGACGACCCGACGACGATCCGCTCGCTCGCGCTCTCACCGGGTGATGCCGCCAGCGCCTACGCCTACACGCAGGAGAATCCCGGTGAGGCCGTCCTTCGGGTGACGCCGCCGTTTCACGGCCGGATGCGCGCTCGACTCCACGTCTACCAGCGCGACGATACCGAACTGACTGGGGCCATCCATATCCCGCCGGAATCCGTCATCACGGGCGACGTGATCGACGACTATCCTCGCCTCGAGGCGGCACTCGAGGACGCGACACCCGACGAAACCGACGAGATTCGCAAACGCCACGCCGACGCCGTCGAGAAGTGGCAGGCTCGAGCGCGCGAGTCGATCCTCGAGGCGACCACGATCGACACCGACGACGGACCACAGCTGGTCGAACTCAAACAGATCGGGTGAATCGGCCTCGAGTCGATCGTGCAGCGACACTGGCGACCGCGAGACATCGACGCCGTCCCGTACTTTCACTTTCACTCCGGCTGGATCGCATTCACGTCCCGTCCGTCCGAGTACCTGCTATGGCACTGATCGTCGACCGCACTGACGACCGCAACGAGGCGACTGCCGGCCGCGAGCGACCAGCCACACTCGAGGCCGAACCCCGACGACGCCGAATCGACGTCACCGAGGTCCACGCCGCGGGTATCGAGGCGTTCGTCGACGAGAACGTCGATACCGATGCCGTCTCGCTCGAGCACCGTAGTGGACGAACGTATCTCGTCCTCGAGGAGTGAGCGAGCGGGTCGAACCGGTCACGATAGTAACCGGTCCCCCACATCGCTTTCATCGCACTCGTGGGAGCCGTCGGTATGTCACGAACGCGAGCGACGGACCACCAGCGATCGGCGACGACGCGACGGCGAGTGCTCGAAGGGATCGGCGTGGGCCTCACTGGCTCCATCGGTCTCGTCGGAACGGGAGCGACTGCGGGAGCCGGGACGACTCGTGAGACGGAGCCGAATCCTCGAGTCGAACCGACACAAGACGCCGTCGCCGACCAACCGCTGATCGACGTCCACACGCATCTGATCCCCGACGAGACCCTCGACAGAACACCGCTGCGTGCCGACGACCTGGTGTCGTGGATGGACAGCCGCGGCATCGACCGCGCCGTCGTTTTGGCGCTCGAGTCGCCCGAGAGCTACCCCGTTCAGGCGCCGAGCTGGTGGGTCTTAGAGCAGGTCGCGGCGTATCCGGATCGACTGATTCCCTTCTGTACGGTCGATCCACGGACGCTGGTCTACGAGGACGACTTCGGAGCCGTGACGGACCTGCTCGAGCGCTACGTCGAACGGGGTGCACGGGGCTTCGGCGAACTGAAAGCCGGGTTGGCTATCGACGACGCACGACTCGAGACGCTGTACGAGTTGTGTGCCGACCACGACCTGCCGATCCTCTTTCACACCGACGAGAAAGCGATGCTCGACGAGGTCGGGCTCCCGCGACTCGAAGACGTACTGGCCTCCTATCCGACGGTCGATTTCATCGCTCACGCCCACGCGTGGTGGGCCCACATCTCCGCGGACGTGAGCCAGGCGGACCGCGGCGAGTATCCGTCGGGACCGATCGAACCCGGCGGTCGCGTCCCCGAACTGCTCTCCGCGTACGACAATATCTACGGCGACATCTCGGGTATTTCGGGCTGGAACGCGCTCACGCGCGACGAAGCGTACGCACAGGACTTTCTCGAGATCCACCACGAACAGCTACTCTTCGGCACGGACTACCTCCATCCGGGACAGGAGACGCCGCAGGTCGCGCTGTTCGATCGGTTCGACCTCCCCGCCGACGCGTGGGCGAACGTTCGATATCGGACCGTCGAACGTCTCCTCCAGTAGGAGACGCCGAGCGGCCACGGTCGGGCAGCATTACTGATATCTTCCGTCTCCCGGCGCGCTCGTCGATCACCGGTCGCGTTCTCGAGGCCGTCGTCTTTCTACACGGGTCAGTCTCGCCTCCCCGTTCCGTTCGAGGCCTCGCTCGCCGTTTCGACGGTCATTGTTACTCGCCGTCGCCTTTCTCGATCGGGGCGCGGATGAGGTTCCCCCACTCGGTCCACGAGCCGTCGTAGTTGTGGACATCCTCGTACTCGAGCAGTTCGTGGAGGGCGAACCACGCGATCGCCGACCGCTCGCCGACGCGGCAGTAGGTGACGACTGACTCGTCGCCGTCGATGCCGGCATCGGCGTAGAGGTCCTCGAGTTCGTCGGGCCCTTTGAACCGGCCGTCGTCGCGCAGGTTGGTCTTGACTGGAACGTTCGATGCGCCAGGGATGTGGCCTCCGCGCTGGGCGGTCTCCTGCATGCCTTCGGGGGCGATGAGCTCGCCCGAGAACTCCTCGGGGGAGCGGACGTCGACCATCGGGATGCCGGCCTCGCGGGCCTTGTCGACGTCATCTTTGTACGCCCGCAGACTCTCGAAGGGGCCTTTCGCGGTGTACTCGACGGCGTCGAAGTCGGGTTCGTCCTCGGTCAGCGGGTAGTCCTCGTTGACCCAGTAGTCCTTGCCGCCGTCGAGAACTCTCGCGTCCTCGTGGCCGTAGTACTTGAACTCCCAGTAGGCAAACAGCGCGAACCAGTTGGGAATCCAGCCGTCGCCGTAGAAGACGACCGTCGAGTCCTCGCTGATGCCATGCTCGCCGATGACTGACTCGAAGTCGTCCTTTTTCAGGATGTCCCGCTGCTCCTGATCCGAGAGATCCTCGTCCCACTGGAGGCCGATCGCACCCGGCGCGTGGCCCTCCTCGTAGCGCGATGGGAAGTCGCCTTCGTCGGGCGATTCAGGGCTGTT belongs to Natronorubrum aibiense and includes:
- a CDS encoding DUF5789 family protein — protein: MSDDGPSRDRAQDRAERRKSQRAETTESVLEDVERHLGDLEYPVTSEELATEYGSEAIDLPNETESLGSVFDRLAGEQFDSAEEVREAVYGEITGQAGSPNEANPERELAELDEKKQGSVGKRGGDSL
- a CDS encoding translation initiation factor IF-2 subunit beta translates to MDYESSLDRAMEDVPDIGGDEQRLQIPDAETQKDGAFTRFTNLGEIADVLSREDEHLHRFIQREMGTSGKLEDGRGRYNGTFSETDFNAAVDAYVDEYVLCSECGLPDTRLVREDRTPMLRCDACGAFRPVTKRSASSQQQQQADAVEEGKTYTVEITGTGRKGDGVAEKGNYTIFVPGADEGDVVEIYIKNISGNLAFARLA
- a CDS encoding HAD family hydrolase — translated: MGVSFDLFDTLVTADRPTDPAAAVATELEKRDVDVPDDWRDAYTEAHVDAPEGAEVPLPAHVSRALSSRDVSYERNAARRAVVSAFDPEVETRSGAVEAVEAARERGPIAICSNCSVPELVGRTLVRSAFDRDDFDAIVTSVGCGWRKPAPQIFELTAAELDVEPANLVHVGDDPRTDGGIEAVGGTALLLTEHPLESIPARLAGHEQTDES
- the cbiB gene encoding adenosylcobinamide-phosphate synthase CbiB, whose amino-acid sequence is MLLTTIIIIGLALTLDLLVGEPPNAAHPVAWLGRLIAPLDREWATSERGQRLAGFAIALVVPLVPATVAGGLVLAASVVSPLLGVLAAGLVLFVTSSLRSLLELTETVVAATADHDLETAREEIRGLVGRDTSTLSPAEIRSGAVESAGENLADGLVATLLPFALLAPISLPAAAAAAAWVKGVNTLDSMLGYPSKPHGTGSARLDDLVMWLPARVTAVAIALAGADPKAVFRAREWARDPPSPNSGWPMATLACVLSVRLTKPGVYDLNTGADLPSVADGERAVVVVGRGGVVAALLAVVLAAGITALAGSLEVVIS
- the cobS gene encoding adenosylcobinamide-GDP ribazoletransferase yields the protein MIRHHLAAVRGALGFLTRLPVGYRDGDWDAFRSRPAAFPVVGYVAGALAAVPLLAADVLPAATVAVGYLLATYAVVGIHHLDGVADLGDALVVHGDTERRREVLKDTTTGVGALLAVSVVVAALALAGLALAGLPVLAAVAIAVAAEVGTKLGLAAMCCFGHANHEGMGQQFTAASRPVSFVVPAVVALPAVALTWPHPASAVALAGAVAGIGLPWYWASRQLGGLNGDIFGAANEIGRIVGVHAGVIAWTLL
- a CDS encoding NTP transferase domain-containing protein, producing MCGGQGSRLESPHEKPLYPIDGVAMVDRVLSALESSRVDTRYAAVSPNAPETQAHLERAEGVTTVETDGDGYVIDLMALLERPAIEPPILTVAADLPLLSGATVDRVLAVHGESDASQTVCVPVALKRRLGVSIDSTLEPDDHLAPTGVNVVGDANEPESMTHVSYDPRLAINVNRREDARVAADRLAVEDR
- the cobT gene encoding nicotinate mononucleotide-dependent phosphoribosyltransferase CobT; this encodes MRVILPAGTTETGLIDGISAAGAAPELMEHTPSADVEILAYGEPTVAPVTPVSPNGCPTPAAVTRAVREVVDFDLSVVDAGLAQPTAAPTVDLGVDPGGDIREPAAVPDAAATFDRAHTYGGSLPDDELMIGETVPGGTTTALGVLTALGEPAGVSSSLPENPIERKREVVDAALEASDAAPGSFEGEPLAAVRAVGDPVQATVTGIAAGALEAGIDVTLAGGTQMVAVAALLRHADVDAPLSIATTSFVADEQGDRLEETCSRLDCDLTVTDPGFDTRDHVSMNRYCAGEAKEGVAMGGALALVPDDRFDEVLDRFETVCARLGIDDTAESAESDGPEAERGP
- the cobD gene encoding threonine-phosphate decarboxylase CobD, encoding MDPESVRAGERVPHGGDTDPDVLDFSANTNPYTPDGVAEVYDRALEQSRRYPDDENPDFRAAAAEFVGCTPDRVIPTPGGLAAIRLAMELTLEPGDDALVPYPSFGEYAREVQLQGASPQFVPHDEILEAEGDVLESAALAVVCTPNNPTGDVADPDELAAFAARCGEHETTLLVDEAFLGFTDQPSAAGLEAEHVIVARSLTKLFGLPGLRAGFAVASGEQRDALETARRAWSLGTPAASVGAHCLRQDAFVRETRERVARERARMTNALERRFDVVPSAAPYLLCNVGDRAVDDVIASARTDGVAIRDATTFRGLESHVRVAVKDREANDRLLAALDVLESDDRTGTDGAEARK
- a CDS encoding adenosylcobinamide amidohydrolase, giving the protein MTGSESAYHAVRRAGVLRISRPDTEWLSTGWNGGKRTSDAVYNVTVPDGWERTDLDAYIAERLERAGFADDADRDQSQTDLGPALLTGAKQRDARGARCGSVTAYATAGISNPAALPMDPAGGADQPDSNGDDGRSGHGTVNIIVGTTTALAPGALANLVAVAAEAKAATLLAETGFPGTTTDAIIVGHDPTGEQVSFSGSATNVGAATRACVREALRATLRAHYEGSDSTLPDTVSDAPYGVSTDVRADVFQPSLED
- a CDS encoding amidohydrolase family protein, which codes for MSRTRATDHQRSATTRRRVLEGIGVGLTGSIGLVGTGATAGAGTTRETEPNPRVEPTQDAVADQPLIDVHTHLIPDETLDRTPLRADDLVSWMDSRGIDRAVVLALESPESYPVQAPSWWVLEQVAAYPDRLIPFCTVDPRTLVYEDDFGAVTDLLERYVERGARGFGELKAGLAIDDARLETLYELCADHDLPILFHTDEKAMLDEVGLPRLEDVLASYPTVDFIAHAHAWWAHISADVSQADRGEYPSGPIEPGGRVPELLSAYDNIYGDISGISGWNALTRDEAYAQDFLEIHHEQLLFGTDYLHPGQETPQVALFDRFDLPADAWANVRYRTVERLLQ
- a CDS encoding sulfurtransferase, with the protein product MSEYDTDVLVSADWVEDHLDEFQADDPDYRLVEVNSPESPDEGDFPSRYEEGHAPGAIGLQWDEDLSDQEQRDILKKDDFESVIGEHGISEDSTVVFYGDGWIPNWFALFAYWEFKYYGHEDARVLDGGKDYWVNEDYPLTEDEPDFDAVEYTAKGPFESLRAYKDDVDKAREAGIPMVDVRSPEEFSGELIAPEGMQETAQRGGHIPGASNVPVKTNLRDDGRFKGPDELEDLYADAGIDGDESVVTYCRVGERSAIAWFALHELLEYEDVHNYDGSWTEWGNLIRAPIEKGDGE